Proteins encoded within one genomic window of Candidatus Dormiibacterota bacterium:
- a CDS encoding threonine synthase, protein MTNLFDRLECPRCLTRKPDAALLCECGSPLLARYRAAEGRGSLLKEHLQGRPPTLWRYAEMLPDVPPISLGEGLTPLLHARRLGAELGLPSLYIKDEAVNPTGSFKARGMTVAVSVAAARGVRVAAAPSAGNAGSALAAYGARAGMQVHLFLPETTPRPFVLEAQRFGARVRLVPGSIADAGRVMRATLGPADKDGGWFDVSTLREPFRVEGKKTMGYEIAEQMQFRLPDVIVYPTGGGTGLIGMWKAFEEMEALGWIGPARPRLISVQAAGCAPIVRAFESGQETAEAWADPVTAASGLRVPSSLGDRLILTTLRASGGAAVAVEDREMIEAASLLASREGIDACPEGGAALAAVRRLAAAKSIATDDTIVVFNTGSGLKYFS, encoded by the coding sequence GTGACGAACCTCTTCGATCGCCTCGAGTGCCCGCGCTGCTTGACGCGGAAGCCGGACGCGGCGCTCCTGTGCGAGTGCGGCTCGCCGCTCCTGGCGCGCTATCGCGCCGCGGAAGGGCGCGGCAGCCTCCTCAAGGAGCACCTGCAGGGCCGGCCCCCCACGCTGTGGCGCTACGCCGAGATGCTGCCGGACGTCCCGCCGATCTCCCTGGGGGAGGGTCTCACGCCGCTCCTGCACGCGCGCCGCCTGGGAGCCGAGCTGGGGTTGCCCTCTCTGTACATCAAGGACGAGGCGGTCAATCCCACCGGCTCGTTCAAGGCGCGCGGCATGACGGTCGCCGTGTCGGTCGCCGCGGCGCGCGGCGTGCGCGTGGCGGCCGCCCCCTCGGCGGGGAACGCCGGCTCGGCCCTGGCGGCCTACGGCGCGCGGGCCGGGATGCAGGTGCACCTGTTCCTGCCCGAGACGACGCCGCGCCCCTTCGTGCTGGAGGCGCAGCGCTTCGGCGCGCGCGTCCGTCTCGTGCCGGGCTCGATCGCCGACGCGGGCCGGGTGATGCGCGCGACACTCGGGCCCGCGGACAAAGACGGCGGCTGGTTCGATGTCTCCACCCTGCGCGAGCCGTTCCGCGTCGAAGGGAAGAAGACCATGGGGTACGAGATCGCCGAGCAGATGCAGTTCCGCCTCCCGGACGTCATCGTCTACCCGACGGGCGGCGGGACGGGTCTCATCGGGATGTGGAAGGCCTTCGAGGAGATGGAGGCGCTGGGCTGGATCGGGCCGGCGCGCCCGCGCCTGATCTCGGTGCAGGCGGCGGGCTGCGCGCCGATCGTGCGCGCCTTCGAGTCGGGACAGGAGACGGCCGAGGCATGGGCCGATCCGGTCACCGCGGCCTCGGGCCTGCGGGTCCCGTCCTCCCTCGGCGACCGACTTATATTGACGACGCTGCGCGCCAGCGGTGGCGCGGCCGTGGCGGTGGAGGATCGTGAGATGATCGAGGCGGCCTCCCTCCTCGCCTCGCGCGAGGGGATCGATGCCTGCCCGGAGGGGGGCGCCGCGCTCGCCGCCGTGAGGCGACTGGCCGCCGCGAAATCGATCGCGACGGACGACACGATCGTGGTCTTCAACACCGGCTCAGGACTGAAATATTTCAGCTAG